A stretch of Arachis hypogaea cultivar Tifrunner chromosome 15, arahy.Tifrunner.gnm2.J5K5, whole genome shotgun sequence DNA encodes these proteins:
- the LOC112747706 gene encoding protein FD-like, with product MEEVWKDINLASLNDHSTRPSSSSSSSSSAAAFIFQDFLARPFTINTTTNSDPPPSPSPSPSPLSPAPPQSLTALSLGCHHRPINRNHHHHPHHNPFGHHPHPAAPSPPSTTKLPYSSSPLFDTLPSSSSLPCFATTNRFPETSSDPAPTLDRRNKRMIKNRESAARSRARKQAYTSELQLKVDHLLEENARLKRQQQKLCEAAVLNHQQKKKSALYRTFTAPF from the exons ATGGAAGAGGTGTGGAAGGACATCAACCTCGCTTCCTTGAACGACCACAGCACCAgaccctcttcttcttcctcctcctcctcctccgccgCCGCCTTCATCTTCCAAGACTTCCTCGCCCGTCCCTTCACCATTAACACCACCACCAACTCCGATCCTCCACCCTCGCCCTCTCCATCCCCCTCTCCCTTATCTCCTGCACCGCCGCAATCCCTCACTGCTCTCAGCCTCGGTTGTCATCATCGCCCTATTAACCGCAACCACCATCACCATCCTCATCATAATCCCTTCGGCCATCACCCTCATCCTGCTGCACCATCACCTCCCTCCACTACCAAGCTTCCTTACTCTTCTTCACCATTATTTGACACCcttccttcctcttcttctctcccctGCTTCGCCACCACTAACAGGTTTCCTGAAACCTCCTCTGATCCCGCCCCTACCCTCGACCGCCGCAACAAGCGCATGATTAAGAATCGTGAATCTGCTGCTCGATCACGCGCTAGAAAA CAGGCATATACGAGCGAGTTGCAGCTTAAAGTGGATCACTTGCTGGAAGAGAATGCAAGACTCAAGAGGCAGCAACAAAAG CTATGTGAAGCAGCAGTGTTGAATCATCAGCAAAAGAAGAAGAGTGCCCTGTACCGAACATTTACAGCACCATTTTGA
- the LOC112747707 gene encoding uncharacterized protein encodes MGPVGKRLWEVLVCPLSKHPLRYCQETNSLISDAIAVSFPIKNGIPCLVPQDGKILEEQDATDANSSAMNEEHQGRR; translated from the exons ATGGGTCCAGTGGGGAAGAGGCTCTGGGAGGTTCTGGTTTGTCCTCTCTCGAAGCATCCCTTGAGGTACTGCCAGGAAACCAATTCCCTAATCAGTGACGCCATTGCCGTTTCCTTTCCT ATCAAAAACGGGATCCCTTGCTTGGTTCCACAAGATGGGAAGATACTCGAGGAACAAGATGCCACTGATGCTAATTCGTCTGCAATGAATGAAGAACATCAAGGAAGAAGATGA